One window of the Rhipicephalus microplus isolate Deutch F79 chromosome 2, USDA_Rmic, whole genome shotgun sequence genome contains the following:
- the LOC119169105 gene encoding uncharacterized protein LOC119169105 isoform X1, whose protein sequence is MLGLPTAVPINQNHGFEDMEAFSQNMDKSVAERIQMLAREGITSASDVKKCLHYYVHDVLFANKEKPDSSCRAFFPTHRDISNQIQAVLKKDRFSTVDQENARILIEKIRGEQPESSLSIGRMQHAASWVAATQTTWKRTLPASVKTRCSDSDNVEEDIASECEDTLLFCFQTKFMRSMLKKYGGSVVCLDATHKTSDYALPLFLLVVKTPSGYTPAGVFIIQFEMAHCIAQALDVFKQWCDNWSPQYWMVDYSKAKMSAIKQVFPESQISICDFHRLQAWQRWLRRKENNISDPDEALRLMKHVASASNQHDFDKAVEVLVDSEYWKNERFRSYFEQVWLSVKELWVMSYRLEFDVVLTTNNGIQAQNRVLKAQYVKSSSGKRSLTSLIMTVVHGYLPDKKSEIP, encoded by the coding sequence ATGTTAGGATTACCGACTGCAGTTCCCATCAATCAAAACCATGGTTTCGAGGACATGGAAGCTTTCAGCCAAAACATGGACAAGAGCGTTGCTGAGCGAATTCAGATGTTGGCAAGAGAAGGCATTACTTCTGCATCAGATGTGAAAAAGTGCCTTCACTATTATGTGCACGACGTACTTTTTGCGAACAAGGAGAAGCCTGATAGCAGCTGCAGGGCCTTTTTCCCAACACATCGTGACATCAGCAACCAGATCCAAGCTGTGCTTAAGAAAGACCGCTTCAGCACAGTTGATCAAGAGAATGCTAGAATCCTAATTGAAAAGATCAGGGGTGAGCAACCCGAATCCTCATTGTCTATCGGCCGTATGCAGCACGCAGCTTCGTGGGTAGCAGCGACTCAGACAACGTGGAAGAGGACATTGCCAGCGAGTGTGAAGACACGTTGCAGCGACTCAGACAACGTGGAAGAGGACATTGCCAGCGAGTGTGAAGACACGTTGCTGTTTTGCTTCCAAACAAAATTCATGAGGAGCATGCTTAAAAAGTACGGAGGCTCAGTAGTTTGCCTGGACGCAACGCACAAGACAAGTGACTATGCCCTACCACTTTTCTTGCTTGTCGTGAAAACACCATCGGGATACACACCAGCTGGTGTGTTTATCATACAGTTCGAGATGGCCCACTGTATCGCTCAGGCTTTAGACGTTTTCAAGCAGTGGTGTGACAACTGGTCCCCACAATACTGGATGGTGGATTATAGCAAGGCAAAAATGAGTGCCATCAAGCAAGTGTTTCCAGAGAGTCAAATCTCCATCTGTGACTTCCATAGACTACAGGCATGGCAGAGGTGGCTGCGCAGAAAGGAAAACAACATATCCGATCCAGATGAGGCCCTGAGACTCATGAAACACGTAGCCAGTGCTTCAAATCAGCATGACTTTGACAAGGCGGTTGAAGTCCTTGTTGACTCTGAgtattggaaaaacgaaagattccGCAGTTACTTTGAACAAGTGTGGCTGTCAGTAAAGGAGCTGTGGGTCATGTCTTACAGGCTGGAGTTTGACGTTGTGTTGACCACAAATAACGGCATTCAGGCCCAAAACCGCGTGTTGAAGGCACAGTACGTGAAAAGTTCCAGCGGGAAACGGTCATTAACATCCCTGATCATGACTGTCGTTCATGGCTACCTTCCCGACAAAAAAAGCGAAATTCCATGA
- the LOC119169105 gene encoding uncharacterized protein LOC119169105 isoform X2, protein MSEPPDRQKVIEKYLQELRHDDGYSRSYLKSDEELKLFERSLAAVNERYAVRTSRDLSKSSKSNVVFSMIHCGSRISLDNLPFRVVKKTVKVCIFGTEYYKKTQEKKKTEFKYH, encoded by the exons ATGAGCGAGCCTCCTGACCGACAGAAGGTGATCGAAAAGTACCTCCAAGAATTACGTCATGACGACGGCTACTCTCGTAGCTACCTGAAGTCAGACGAAGAGCTAAAGCTTTTTGAGAGGTCCCTGGCTGCCGTCAACGAGAGGTATGCTGTGCGGACATCAAGAGACCTGAGCAAGTCGTCTAAAT ccAATGTCGTCTTCTCCATGATCCACTGCGGATCTCGAATCTCTCTGGACAATCTGCCATTCCGAGTTGTCAAGAAAACCGTCAAAGTGTGCATATTTGGAACGGAGTACTACAAGAAaactcaggagaaaaaaaaaacag AGTTCAAGTACCACTGA